The Vibrio astriarenae genome contains a region encoding:
- a CDS encoding chorismate lyase — MELSVTEYLQALREMHWQSPEVFVFEDSLSREWLTEQGSLSLLLEKYCNNLSVELLQSDMRKPTELALSESEHLPFEDYLLRKVILKGDGQAWVLGRTLIPNSSLTGETHDLANQGEIPLGFTVFKRGDVSRDSLQIGRVSIAGHTLLARRSRLWVAGSPILVAELFLPNAPIYAQGNQ; from the coding sequence ATGGAACTATCAGTAACAGAATATCTCCAAGCATTGCGAGAGATGCATTGGCAATCTCCGGAAGTGTTTGTTTTCGAAGACTCTTTATCGCGCGAGTGGTTGACTGAACAAGGTTCACTGTCTTTGTTGTTAGAGAAGTATTGTAATAATCTGTCGGTTGAGTTGCTACAAAGTGACATGAGAAAACCAACAGAACTCGCACTCAGTGAGAGTGAGCACTTACCTTTTGAGGATTACCTATTGCGTAAAGTGATACTCAAAGGCGACGGACAAGCTTGGGTATTGGGTCGCACACTCATCCCCAACTCTTCACTCACTGGAGAGACTCATGACTTAGCGAACCAAGGTGAAATCCCGCTTGGTTTTACGGTATTTAAACGCGGTGATGTAAGTAGGGACTCACTTCAGATTGGCCGAGTGAGCATTGCCGGTCATACATTGCTGGCGAGACGTTCACGTTTGTGGGTAGCAGGCAGCCCAATACTAGTGGCAGAGCTGTTCTTACCGAACGCCCCTATCTACGCCCAAGGGAATCAATAA
- the ubiA gene encoding 4-hydroxybenzoate octaprenyltransferase, with amino-acid sequence MMQAKLQGYWQLMRMDRPIGSLLLLWPTLWALLLAAQGIPDLKVLLVFVIGVLVMRSAGCVINDFADRKVDGHVKRTQGRPIPSGRVSAAEAIGLFLVLALVALALVMTMNSLTIQLSFVGIALAFIYPFMKRFTHLPQLFLGLAFSWSIPMAWAAQADSVPSMVWLVFLINALWTIAYDTQYAMVDRDDDLKIGVKSTAILFGRRDKMIIGALQLATLLLLMLLGYLNQLSSAFNWCLLVVGGLFVYQQWLIRHREREACFQAFLNNNYVGMAITAGILAALL; translated from the coding sequence ATGATGCAGGCAAAACTACAGGGATATTGGCAATTGATGCGTATGGACCGACCGATAGGTTCGCTATTGTTACTATGGCCAACGTTGTGGGCCCTTCTTTTAGCGGCGCAAGGTATCCCTGACTTAAAAGTACTCCTTGTTTTTGTGATTGGGGTACTGGTGATGCGTTCCGCGGGTTGTGTCATCAATGATTTTGCTGACCGCAAAGTCGACGGGCACGTCAAGCGCACCCAAGGCAGGCCGATCCCTTCTGGAAGAGTTTCCGCAGCGGAGGCAATCGGTCTGTTTCTGGTGCTGGCTCTGGTTGCGCTTGCTCTTGTAATGACGATGAACTCACTCACCATTCAGCTCTCTTTTGTTGGTATCGCACTCGCTTTTATTTATCCCTTTATGAAGCGTTTTACTCACTTGCCACAGCTTTTTCTTGGGTTAGCGTTTAGTTGGTCGATCCCAATGGCATGGGCAGCGCAAGCAGACAGTGTCCCAAGTATGGTTTGGTTAGTGTTTTTGATTAACGCTTTGTGGACCATTGCTTATGATACTCAATATGCCATGGTAGACAGAGATGATGATCTAAAGATTGGTGTGAAGTCGACGGCGATTCTATTTGGTCGCAGAGACAAAATGATTATCGGTGCGCTGCAACTAGCGACTCTGTTATTGTTGATGCTCTTAGGCTATTTGAATCAGTTATCGAGCGCTTTTAATTGGTGTTTATTGGTGGTGGGTGGCCTATTTGTTTATCAGCAGTGGCTGATACGGCACAGAGAACGTGAGGCCTGCTTTCAAGCTTTCCTCAACAATAACTATGTCGGAATGGCGATTACAGCCGGAATATTAGCCGCTCTCCTTTGA
- the plsB gene encoding glycerol-3-phosphate 1-O-acyltransferase PlsB yields the protein MSSGQSLFQAALKLPLSALVKGTTIPSNPIEDLEIDLSKPIVYALPFRSDVDLITLRSQALHWGLPDPFEPVDINGQQFSRYVFTSTRPTVMANDYDAPAESKVLFSQLLALHGEDSELDVQLIPVSVMWGRKPGKEDAVRPHLEALNGPQKSLAVLFSGRDCMVRMSPVVSLRYMADKHGTEPAIAQKLSRVARIHFSRQKLAASGPKLPNRQVLVDRLVQSPTIQRAIEEEMTSKGITKEKAQKEAEKIIDEIAADFSYGLIKNGERVLGWLWNRLYQGLNINNASTVRKLAQDGHEIVYVPCHRSHMDYLLLSYVLYKEGMVPPHIAAGINLNFFPAGQIFRRGGAFFIRRSFKGNKLYSTIFREYLSELFAKGYSVEYFSEGGRSRTGRLLQAKTGMLAMTVQAMLRGLNRPVTLVPVYIGYEHVMEVATYAKELRGKRKEKENAGLVLKTLRKLRNFGKGYVNFGEPIPLNGFLNEHAPEWRQDIDPMGGAKPQWMNPVINQLANKMMTNINDAAATNALTLCATALLASRQRALSRDNLVRQIDCYLQLLRNVGYSSTFTVPKDSAEELVTHAESLEKFVIEEDSMGAIVSLDRQQSILMTYYRNNIIHLFALPSLIAQTLIRHQNCTKQQIVETVQSIYPFLKQELFLGSDAQELPELVGQYLDELHRQSVIAINDDIVAINQANTQILLLLGSTISETLQRYAIAMNLLVNDPELGKSDLEKRSQDIAQRLGRLNGVNAPEFFDKGVFASMFSTLKQEQYLNLEGDCDIEKTQLLMNKLNGLVHPEVKLTIEESIARSNEE from the coding sequence ATGTCTTCAGGACAATCTTTATTCCAAGCAGCGTTGAAGCTGCCACTTTCGGCTTTGGTAAAAGGGACGACCATTCCATCCAATCCAATCGAAGATTTAGAGATAGATCTCTCCAAACCGATTGTCTATGCCCTGCCATTCCGCTCTGATGTTGACCTTATTACGCTGCGCTCACAAGCTCTGCACTGGGGACTACCTGACCCTTTTGAACCAGTCGATATTAATGGCCAGCAGTTTTCTCGTTATGTCTTCACCTCCACGCGCCCGACGGTAATGGCGAATGACTATGATGCTCCAGCGGAGTCTAAGGTGCTCTTCTCGCAACTCCTCGCTTTGCATGGTGAGGATAGCGAGCTTGATGTACAGCTGATCCCAGTGTCAGTCATGTGGGGACGTAAACCTGGCAAAGAAGATGCGGTAAGGCCACACCTTGAAGCCCTTAATGGCCCACAAAAGTCGCTTGCTGTTCTTTTCTCTGGTCGCGACTGCATGGTGCGAATGAGTCCTGTCGTTTCACTGCGCTACATGGCAGACAAGCATGGCACTGAACCTGCTATAGCCCAAAAGCTTTCGCGTGTTGCTCGCATTCACTTTTCTCGTCAAAAACTGGCTGCTTCCGGCCCAAAACTGCCGAACCGCCAAGTATTAGTTGACCGCTTAGTCCAATCGCCTACGATTCAAAGAGCGATTGAAGAGGAGATGACATCAAAAGGCATCACCAAAGAAAAGGCACAGAAAGAGGCCGAGAAGATCATCGATGAGATCGCTGCTGACTTCTCTTATGGACTGATTAAAAATGGTGAACGAGTATTAGGTTGGTTATGGAACCGACTATACCAAGGACTGAACATCAACAATGCCTCCACTGTGCGCAAGCTAGCGCAAGATGGTCACGAAATTGTTTATGTGCCTTGTCACCGCAGTCACATGGACTACTTACTGCTTTCTTACGTGCTTTATAAAGAAGGTATGGTGCCACCACACATTGCCGCGGGTATCAACTTGAACTTCTTCCCTGCGGGACAGATTTTCCGTCGCGGAGGTGCTTTCTTCATTCGCCGCAGTTTTAAAGGTAATAAGCTGTACTCAACGATCTTCCGTGAGTACCTCTCTGAGCTATTTGCTAAGGGTTACTCGGTTGAGTACTTCAGCGAGGGCGGACGTTCGCGCACAGGTCGCCTACTGCAAGCAAAAACAGGTATGTTAGCGATGACAGTTCAAGCAATGTTGCGTGGCTTAAATCGTCCAGTAACACTGGTGCCAGTCTACATTGGCTACGAGCATGTTATGGAAGTGGCGACTTATGCTAAAGAACTTCGTGGCAAACGTAAGGAGAAAGAGAACGCAGGTCTGGTTCTGAAAACCCTACGTAAACTGCGTAACTTTGGTAAGGGTTATGTAAACTTCGGTGAGCCAATTCCATTAAATGGCTTCTTAAACGAGCACGCTCCAGAGTGGCGACAAGATATCGACCCAATGGGCGGTGCGAAGCCACAATGGATGAATCCAGTCATTAATCAGCTTGCCAACAAGATGATGACCAACATTAACGATGCTGCTGCAACGAACGCACTTACGCTCTGTGCAACGGCACTTCTTGCCTCTCGCCAACGCGCTTTGTCCCGTGACAATTTAGTTCGCCAAATTGATTGCTACTTGCAATTGTTGCGCAATGTGGGTTATTCATCGACGTTTACGGTGCCAAAAGACAGCGCAGAAGAGCTGGTTACTCACGCGGAGTCTCTTGAAAAGTTTGTTATTGAAGAGGATTCAATGGGGGCGATTGTCTCTCTTGATCGTCAGCAATCAATCCTAATGACCTACTACCGTAACAACATTATTCACCTGTTCGCATTACCATCTTTGATTGCTCAAACATTAATTCGCCATCAAAACTGCACTAAGCAACAGATTGTTGAGACGGTTCAATCTATCTATCCATTCTTGAAGCAAGAGCTATTCTTAGGTTCTGATGCGCAGGAGCTACCAGAGTTGGTCGGTCAGTATTTGGATGAACTACATCGTCAATCAGTGATCGCCATCAATGATGATATTGTGGCAATTAACCAAGCCAATACACAAATTCTTCTGCTTCTTGGCAGCACTATTTCAGAGACACTTCAGCGCTACGCCATTGCGATGAACCTATTGGTTAACGACCCAGAACTCGGTAAATCTGACCTCGAGAAACGCAGTCAAGATATTGCACAGCGCCTAGGTCGCCTCAACGGTGTTAATGCACCTGAGTTTTTTGATAAAGGGGTATTTGCATCAATGTTTAGTACGCTCAAGCAAGAGCAATACTTAAACCTAGAGGGTGATTGTGACATCGAGAAAACTCAGCTACTGATGAATAAACTTAATGGCCTTGTGCACCCAGAAGTAAAACTGACGATCGAGGAAAGCATCGCTCGATCCAATGAAGAGTAA